The following coding sequences lie in one Nocardioides sambongensis genomic window:
- a CDS encoding DEAD/DEAH box helicase, which yields MDQATAELDATTVRAQAEQHLRALVGRDDVTLHEDQWSAISALVIDRRRALVVQRTGWGKSAVYFIATRLLRDRGSGPTVIISPLLALMRNQIAAAERAGIRAMTVNSTNIEQWDEVHGAIAAGEVDVLLVSPERLNNPGFRDEVLPRLAATCGLLVVDEAHCISDWGHDFRPDYRRIRTLLGELPDGIPVLATTATANQRVTDDVAEQLGRETLVLRGSLDRASLRLGVVRLQTAEQRLAWLSDHLAEQRGSGIIYCLTVAATQEVADYLRSRGHQVAAYSGQTEQTERLALEQALIDGEVKALVATSALGMGFDAALGFVVNLGAPDSPVAYYQQVGRAGRGAVEEASVVLLPATEDRDIWAYFASLAFPREAVVRETLAVLTEEGRAMSTAALEPRVDLSRTRLETMLKVLDVDGAVRRVKGGWEATGREWVYEEERYRRVAEARAAEQRAMLDYLATDECRMAYLRRQLDDPDVLADPGWTCGRCDSCGGLRLDLETSQEAISAAADRLARPGVALQPRKLWPTGLPTIGVELKGRINPSLEEGRAIARLTDLGHGAALRSLFATDYSEHPEGRVVDGPVPDHLARAMVTLLGDWRPEVDVIVTAGSVRRGELVTDLAAGLSRFLGRPVVGQWSVVDPTIPPDKGATNSAQRVAAVSRRSDLRLESPDAVSGRRVLLVDDLWVTGWSLTLAGSALYGAGADLVLPLVLGVSG from the coding sequence GTGGACCAGGCGACGGCAGAGCTCGATGCGACGACGGTGCGGGCGCAGGCCGAGCAGCACCTGCGGGCGCTGGTGGGGCGCGACGACGTCACCCTGCACGAGGACCAGTGGTCCGCCATCTCGGCCTTGGTGATCGACCGGCGCCGGGCGCTGGTGGTGCAGCGCACCGGTTGGGGCAAGTCGGCGGTCTACTTCATCGCCACCCGGCTGCTGCGCGACCGGGGCTCCGGGCCGACCGTGATCATCTCCCCACTGCTCGCGCTGATGCGCAACCAGATCGCCGCGGCCGAGCGCGCCGGCATCCGGGCGATGACGGTGAACTCCACCAACATCGAGCAGTGGGACGAGGTGCACGGCGCGATCGCGGCAGGCGAGGTGGACGTGCTCCTGGTCAGCCCGGAGCGGCTGAACAACCCCGGGTTCCGGGACGAGGTGCTGCCCCGGCTGGCCGCCACCTGCGGCCTGCTGGTGGTCGACGAGGCCCACTGCATCTCCGACTGGGGCCACGACTTCCGTCCGGACTACCGCCGGATCCGGACCCTGCTCGGCGAGCTCCCCGACGGCATCCCGGTGCTGGCCACCACCGCCACCGCCAACCAGCGGGTCACCGACGACGTCGCCGAGCAGCTCGGCCGGGAGACCTTGGTGCTGCGCGGCTCGCTGGACCGGGCGTCGTTGCGGCTGGGCGTGGTCCGGCTGCAGACCGCCGAGCAGCGGCTCGCCTGGCTCTCGGACCACCTCGCGGAGCAGCGTGGGTCCGGGATCATCTACTGCCTGACCGTCGCCGCGACCCAGGAGGTCGCCGACTACCTGCGCTCGCGCGGGCACCAGGTCGCCGCCTACTCCGGGCAGACCGAGCAGACCGAGCGCCTGGCGCTCGAGCAGGCGTTGATCGACGGCGAGGTGAAGGCGCTGGTGGCGACCAGCGCGCTGGGGATGGGCTTCGACGCCGCGCTCGGCTTCGTGGTCAACCTCGGTGCGCCGGACAGCCCGGTGGCGTACTACCAGCAGGTCGGCCGCGCCGGACGCGGCGCGGTGGAGGAGGCCTCCGTGGTCCTGCTCCCGGCGACCGAGGACCGCGACATCTGGGCCTACTTCGCCTCCCTTGCCTTCCCGAGGGAGGCGGTGGTCCGCGAGACGCTCGCGGTCCTCACCGAGGAGGGCCGAGCGATGAGCACGGCTGCGCTGGAGCCGCGGGTGGACCTCTCCCGCACCCGGCTGGAGACGATGCTGAAGGTGCTCGACGTCGACGGCGCGGTTCGCCGCGTCAAGGGCGGTTGGGAGGCCACCGGCCGGGAGTGGGTCTACGAGGAGGAGCGCTACCGCCGGGTCGCGGAGGCCCGCGCCGCGGAGCAGCGCGCGATGCTCGACTACCTGGCCACCGACGAGTGCCGGATGGCCTACCTGCGCCGCCAGCTCGACGACCCCGACGTGCTCGCCGACCCGGGCTGGACCTGCGGTCGCTGCGACAGCTGCGGCGGACTCCGGCTGGACCTGGAGACGTCCCAGGAGGCGATCTCCGCCGCCGCCGACCGGCTCGCCCGCCCCGGGGTGGCGCTGCAGCCGCGCAAGCTCTGGCCCACCGGACTGCCCACCATCGGGGTCGAGCTCAAGGGCCGGATCAACCCGTCGCTGGAGGAGGGCCGCGCGATCGCGCGCCTCACCGACCTCGGCCACGGTGCCGCACTGCGCTCGCTGTTCGCCACCGACTACAGCGAGCACCCCGAGGGCCGCGTGGTGGACGGCCCGGTGCCCGACCACCTCGCCCGCGCCATGGTCACCCTGCTGGGCGACTGGCGTCCCGAGGTGGACGTGATCGTGACGGCCGGCTCGGTCCGGCGTGGAGAACTGGTCACCGACCTCGCCGCCGGACTCTCCCGGTTCCTGGGCCGACCCGTCGTCGGCCAGTGGAGCGTGGTCGATCCGACGATCCCACCGGACAAGGGCGCGACGAACTCCGCCCAACGGGTGGCCGCCGTCTCCCGGCGCAGCGACCTGCGACTCGAGTCGCCGGATGCGGTGTCCGGTCGCCGGGTGCTGCTCGTGGACGACCTCTGGGTGACCGGCTGGTCGCTCACCCTCGCCGGGTCGGCGCTCTACGGCGCCGGCGCCGACCTGGTGCTCCCCCTGGTGCTGGGGGTCTCCGGCTGA
- a CDS encoding acyltransferase family protein has protein sequence MAIAVAAVAYDAGTAFPGPAALLPVLGTAAVIAAGIGVDAVGPSKVLTTRPLTWIGDLSYSWYLWHWPVLVLWAAQAEGPVGWLETSALVGVSLLLAMASYHLVENPIRHNRWVAARQRRALALWPAAIGVVLLGMFGSQAVAEQRLDERLDANAQYLDLRDGDLPVRHELRDSVAAAEEGEPVPFPLTDLDMVPELETDLWNYSYACNAQQSWTQVRLCPVGDPEADRTAVVVGDSHMGQWLPAFDELGAEHGYRVVPLIKFGCSPFAVEITWGGRDYHECSDFRGWVADQVAEIRPDVVLIGSRGLQRNMTVPVADRPAAWSSGVRETVATFEESAGEVVLVGDVPPLDVDPIECVTDAAATMASCIADAEARVVQANELTEEVAADLGVRYVAVADLACVEGRCPAVAGGLMVYANDDHLSRTWVRHVTPEVGERLGWS, from the coding sequence GTGGCCATCGCGGTCGCCGCGGTCGCCTACGACGCCGGTACGGCGTTCCCCGGCCCGGCCGCGCTGCTGCCGGTGCTCGGCACGGCCGCGGTGATCGCCGCCGGGATCGGGGTCGACGCGGTGGGACCGTCGAAGGTGCTCACCACCCGGCCGCTGACCTGGATCGGCGACCTCTCCTACTCCTGGTACCTCTGGCACTGGCCGGTGCTGGTCCTCTGGGCGGCCCAGGCCGAGGGCCCCGTCGGGTGGCTGGAGACCTCCGCGCTGGTCGGCGTCTCGCTGCTGCTCGCGATGGCCAGCTACCACCTGGTCGAGAACCCGATCCGGCACAACCGCTGGGTCGCTGCCCGGCAGCGTCGCGCTCTCGCGCTCTGGCCGGCGGCGATCGGGGTCGTGCTGCTCGGCATGTTCGGGTCGCAGGCGGTGGCCGAGCAGCGGCTCGACGAGCGTCTGGACGCCAACGCGCAGTACCTCGATCTGCGCGACGGGGACCTCCCGGTACGCCACGAGCTGCGTGACTCGGTCGCGGCCGCCGAGGAGGGGGAACCGGTGCCGTTCCCGCTGACCGACCTGGACATGGTGCCGGAGCTGGAGACGGACCTGTGGAACTACAGCTACGCCTGCAATGCCCAGCAGTCGTGGACCCAGGTGCGGCTCTGCCCGGTCGGCGACCCGGAGGCGGACCGCACCGCGGTCGTGGTCGGCGACTCCCACATGGGGCAGTGGCTGCCCGCCTTCGACGAGCTCGGCGCCGAGCACGGGTACCGGGTGGTGCCGCTGATCAAGTTCGGCTGCTCGCCCTTCGCGGTGGAGATCACCTGGGGCGGCCGCGACTACCACGAGTGCAGCGACTTCCGGGGCTGGGTGGCCGACCAGGTGGCGGAGATCCGCCCGGACGTCGTGCTGATCGGCAGTCGCGGCCTGCAGCGCAACATGACGGTCCCGGTCGCCGACCGCCCGGCCGCCTGGTCGAGCGGCGTCCGGGAGACGGTGGCCACGTTCGAGGAGTCGGCCGGCGAGGTCGTCCTGGTGGGCGACGTGCCGCCGCTGGACGTCGACCCGATCGAGTGCGTCACCGATGCCGCGGCCACCATGGCCTCCTGCATCGCGGACGCGGAGGCACGGGTGGTCCAGGCCAACGAGCTCACCGAGGAGGTCGCCGCAGACCTCGGCGTCCGGTACGTCGCGGTCGCCGACCTGGCCTGTGTCGAGGGCCGCTGTCCGGCGGTCGCGGGCGGCCTGATGGTCTATGCGAACGACGATCACCTCAGCCGCACCTGGGTGCGGCACGTGACGCCCGAGGTCGGGGAACGACTCGGCTGGAGCTGA
- a CDS encoding acyltransferase family protein, with translation MRRLDIQGLRAIAVLTVVADHAGVGPLSGGFVGVDVFFVLSGFLITSLLVREADRSGRISLLGFYARRARRILPAATLVLVATLAFAAATLSYLRVERIATDVGWSAVFLANVHFSRLGTDYFAEGLPPSPVQHYWSLAVEEQFYLVWPPLLMLVLWLTGRRAAERAGAGERRRIEGPVAIVVAVLGVASFAWSVHLLGDNQTAAYFSSLGRAWELAVGALLAVLAARLERMPTALRWVLSGAGWWPSRSPRSPTTPVRRSPARPRCCRCSARPR, from the coding sequence ATGCGGCGACTCGACATCCAGGGACTGCGTGCCATCGCGGTCCTCACCGTCGTCGCCGACCACGCCGGTGTCGGTCCGCTCTCGGGCGGCTTCGTGGGCGTGGACGTCTTCTTCGTCCTCTCGGGCTTCCTGATCACCTCGCTGCTGGTCCGTGAGGCCGACCGCAGCGGACGGATCAGCCTGCTGGGCTTCTACGCCCGCCGGGCCCGCCGGATCCTGCCGGCCGCCACGCTGGTCCTGGTCGCCACGCTGGCGTTCGCCGCGGCGACCCTCTCCTACCTGCGGGTGGAGCGGATCGCCACCGACGTGGGCTGGTCCGCGGTCTTCCTCGCCAACGTCCACTTCTCCCGGCTCGGCACCGACTACTTCGCCGAGGGTCTCCCGCCCTCGCCCGTGCAGCACTACTGGTCGCTGGCGGTGGAGGAGCAGTTCTACCTGGTCTGGCCGCCGTTGCTGATGCTGGTGCTGTGGCTCACCGGGCGGCGTGCTGCGGAGCGGGCCGGGGCCGGCGAGCGGCGGAGGATCGAGGGTCCGGTCGCGATCGTGGTCGCCGTACTGGGGGTGGCGTCGTTCGCCTGGTCGGTCCACCTGCTCGGCGACAACCAGACCGCGGCGTACTTCTCCTCGCTGGGGCGCGCCTGGGAGCTCGCCGTGGGCGCCCTGCTGGCGGTGCTGGCGGCGCGCCTGGAACGGATGCCCACCGCGCTGCGCTGGGTCCTGTCGGGGGCGGGCTGGTGGCCATCGCGGTCGCCGCGGTCGCCTACGACGCCGGTACGGCGTTCCCCGGCCCGGCCGCGCTGCTGCCGGTGCTCGGCACGGCCGCGGTGA
- a CDS encoding DUF2470 domain-containing protein, whose protein sequence is MTPFEPAVVDAVLAHMNDDHVEDNLLIVRANGAPGAASAVMIGLDSEAGVWEAVGPEGGTEHVRVRWPAGEISERAEIRREVVALYDAACAALGHEPRPH, encoded by the coding sequence ATGACTCCCTTTGAACCCGCCGTCGTCGACGCCGTGCTGGCCCACATGAACGACGACCACGTCGAGGACAACCTGCTCATCGTGCGCGCCAACGGTGCCCCGGGTGCCGCGTCCGCGGTGATGATCGGGCTCGACTCCGAGGCCGGCGTGTGGGAGGCGGTCGGCCCCGAGGGTGGCACCGAGCACGTCCGGGTGCGGTGGCCGGCCGGCGAGATCAGCGAACGCGCCGAGATCCGCCGCGAGGTCGTCGCCCTGTACGACGCCGCGTGCGCCGCGCTCGGGCACGAACCCCGCCCGCACTGA
- a CDS encoding M13-type metalloendopeptidase, whose translation MTEETKQRAFAKLETFRPKIGYPEKFRDYSALSVRPDDLFGNAAASSAFETDRQLAKIGAPVDRDEWFMLPQTVNAYYNPGTNEICFPAGILQRPFFAPDADPAENYGGIGAVIGHEIGHGFDDQGAQYDGDGNLNDWWTPEDKAAFEVKSKTLIDQYAEFEPRNLPGEKVNGALTVGENIGDLGGLTIGHKAYVISRRALGEEATAEDRKKVFLNWSYAWRTKRRTEQERQYLTIDPHSPPEFRANIVRNLDEFHEVFGTQPGDGLWLDPDERVRIW comes from the coding sequence ATGACCGAGGAGACCAAGCAGCGGGCCTTCGCCAAGCTGGAGACGTTCCGGCCCAAGATCGGCTACCCGGAGAAGTTCCGCGACTACTCCGCGCTGAGCGTGCGGCCGGACGACCTGTTCGGCAACGCGGCGGCGTCGTCGGCCTTCGAGACCGACCGCCAGCTGGCCAAGATCGGTGCGCCGGTGGACCGCGACGAGTGGTTCATGCTGCCGCAGACGGTCAACGCCTACTACAACCCCGGCACCAACGAGATCTGCTTCCCGGCCGGGATCCTGCAGCGGCCCTTCTTCGCCCCCGACGCGGACCCGGCGGAGAACTACGGCGGCATCGGCGCGGTGATCGGCCACGAGATCGGTCACGGCTTCGACGACCAGGGCGCGCAGTACGACGGCGACGGCAACCTCAACGACTGGTGGACGCCCGAGGACAAGGCGGCGTTCGAGGTGAAGTCCAAGACCCTCATCGACCAGTACGCCGAGTTCGAGCCGCGGAACCTGCCCGGCGAGAAGGTCAACGGCGCGCTGACCGTGGGGGAGAACATAGGTGACCTCGGCGGCCTGACGATCGGCCACAAGGCCTACGTGATCTCCCGCCGGGCGCTCGGCGAGGAGGCGACGGCGGAGGACCGCAAGAAGGTGTTCCTGAACTGGAGCTATGCCTGGCGCACGAAGCGTCGCACCGAGCAGGAGCGTCAGTACCTCACGATCGACCCGCACAGCCCGCCGGAGTTCCGCGCCAACATCGTGCGCAACCTCGACGAGTTCCACGAGGTCTTCGGCACCCAGCCCGGCGACGGGCTGTGGCTCGACCCCGATGAGCGGGTACGGATCTGGTGA
- a CDS encoding NADPH:quinone oxidoreductase family protein: MRAVQVSTLTGPDDIAIQEVPEPAAAPGHVLVQVHSVGVSFPDLLLTRGQYQLKPEPPFTLGVDFAGVVLESAAGFDEGQRVAGFGSHGGAAEVVAAPAPMLFALPDSLSYDEGSALPMNYLTALFALEERAGLRAGETVLIHGAAGGVGTATIQVAKAMGARTIAVCSTEEKQAFARAAGADEAIAIDGFKDAVKELTGGRGVDVVLDVVGGDVFTDSLRSLAPQGRLLVVGFAAGQGIPEVKVNRLLLNNIDVRGVGWGDYVLKHPGYLEQQWARLAELIDAGGITPPIGRTYPVEEFGQALRDMDDRAALGKLVVRIRD; this comes from the coding sequence ATGCGCGCAGTCCAGGTCTCCACGCTCACCGGCCCCGACGACATCGCGATCCAGGAGGTGCCGGAGCCGGCGGCGGCGCCCGGCCACGTCCTGGTCCAGGTACACAGCGTCGGCGTCTCCTTCCCCGACCTGCTGCTGACCCGTGGTCAGTACCAGCTCAAGCCCGAGCCGCCGTTCACCCTCGGCGTCGACTTCGCCGGCGTGGTGCTGGAGAGCGCCGCCGGGTTCGACGAGGGTCAGCGGGTCGCCGGCTTCGGCTCGCACGGGGGAGCGGCCGAGGTGGTGGCCGCGCCGGCGCCGATGCTCTTCGCGCTGCCCGACAGCCTCTCCTACGACGAGGGCTCCGCGCTGCCGATGAACTACCTGACCGCGCTCTTCGCGCTCGAGGAGCGCGCCGGCCTGCGGGCGGGCGAGACCGTGCTGATCCACGGCGCCGCCGGTGGCGTCGGCACCGCCACCATCCAGGTCGCCAAGGCGATGGGCGCCCGCACCATCGCGGTCTGCAGCACCGAGGAGAAGCAGGCCTTCGCGAGGGCGGCCGGTGCCGACGAGGCGATCGCGATCGACGGGTTCAAGGACGCGGTCAAGGAGCTCACCGGGGGTCGCGGTGTGGACGTCGTCCTCGACGTGGTCGGCGGCGACGTGTTCACCGACTCGCTGCGCTCGCTGGCGCCCCAGGGCCGGCTGCTGGTCGTCGGGTTCGCCGCCGGCCAAGGCATCCCCGAGGTCAAGGTCAACCGGCTGCTGCTCAACAACATCGACGTGCGCGGCGTCGGCTGGGGCGACTACGTCCTCAAGCACCCCGGCTACCTGGAGCAGCAGTGGGCCCGTCTCGCCGAGCTGATCGACGCCGGCGGGATCACCCCGCCGATCGGCCGGACCTACCCGGTCGAGGAGTTCGGTCAGGCGCTGCGCGACATGGACGATCGCGCCGCGCTCGGCAAGCTGGTGGTCCGGATCCGGGACTGA
- a CDS encoding PadR family transcriptional regulator — protein MALDHALLVALCEQPASGLDLTKRFGRSIGFFWSATHQQIYRVLGRMEGEGWVEVTVVPQSDRPDKKVYDVTPRGREALAAWLATPTPPAPLRSDIAVKMRGAANGDRAAVLDSVRAHLADHTTRLDHYRQLSERDYPDPTVLTGTELDQYLVLRGGILLEESQIAWLTEYLEAHA, from the coding sequence ATGGCCCTCGATCACGCGCTCCTCGTCGCGCTCTGCGAGCAGCCCGCCTCCGGCCTGGACCTGACCAAGCGGTTCGGCCGCTCGATCGGGTTCTTCTGGAGCGCCACCCACCAGCAGATCTACCGCGTCCTGGGCCGGATGGAGGGCGAGGGCTGGGTCGAGGTCACCGTGGTGCCGCAGTCCGACCGCCCCGACAAGAAGGTGTACGACGTCACCCCGCGCGGCCGCGAAGCCCTGGCCGCCTGGCTGGCCACACCGACGCCGCCCGCACCGCTGCGCTCCGACATCGCGGTGAAGATGCGCGGCGCCGCCAACGGTGACCGCGCCGCGGTGCTGGACTCGGTGCGCGCCCACCTGGCCGACCACACCACACGACTCGACCACTACCGGCAGCTCTCCGAGCGCGACTACCCCGACCCGACGGTGCTCACCGGCACCGAGCTCGATCAGTACCTCGTGCTGCGCGGCGGCATCCTCCTGGAGGAGAGCCAGATCGCGTGGCTGACCGAATACCTGGAGGCACACGCATGA
- a CDS encoding aminotransferase class I/II-fold pyridoxal phosphate-dependent enzyme — MLRDLTDTEARRALPCKWGQVPDDVLPAWVAEMDYAPAPVVTEAVAEAVAAGMTGYPDFALGGPLGDAYAGFAARHFGHSVDPTGVIPVVDVTAGVRLALDALSEEAPVVMTLPGYPPLISIAEVTGRKRLDLEVDPDATRAELDLDRLDDLLDPAGGGARTVLLTNPHNPWGRAFTRAELEGLRDVVLRRGARVVADEIHAPLVLPGGPRHTPYLSLPGTAGHAVAVVAASKAFNTAGLRCAQLVAGDPATRDTLRAVPAARNDSWSPLGVVAAVAAYTEGDPWLAALIERLDAQRSLLAELLATHLPRARMRPLEATYLAWLDLRAYGVDDPAARILERGRARLAPGHDYHPGLTGHVRLNIATSPERLTEVVRRMATGLTS, encoded by the coding sequence GTGCTGCGCGACCTGACTGACACCGAGGCCCGACGAGCCCTGCCCTGCAAGTGGGGCCAGGTGCCCGACGATGTGCTGCCGGCCTGGGTGGCCGAGATGGACTACGCACCGGCGCCGGTGGTGACCGAGGCCGTCGCCGAGGCCGTCGCCGCCGGGATGACCGGATACCCCGACTTCGCCCTCGGCGGGCCGCTCGGCGACGCCTACGCCGGGTTCGCCGCACGCCACTTCGGGCACAGCGTCGACCCGACCGGCGTGATCCCCGTCGTCGACGTCACCGCCGGGGTCCGGCTGGCGCTGGACGCGCTCAGCGAGGAGGCGCCGGTGGTGATGACGCTGCCGGGGTATCCGCCGCTGATCAGCATCGCCGAGGTGACCGGCCGCAAGCGGCTGGACCTCGAGGTGGACCCGGACGCGACCCGCGCCGAGCTCGACCTGGACCGACTCGACGACCTGCTCGACCCCGCCGGTGGCGGCGCCCGCACGGTGCTGCTGACCAACCCGCACAACCCGTGGGGCCGAGCGTTCACCCGGGCCGAACTCGAGGGCCTGCGCGACGTCGTCCTCCGACGCGGTGCGCGGGTGGTGGCCGACGAGATCCACGCGCCTCTGGTGCTGCCGGGCGGGCCGCGGCACACGCCGTACCTCTCCCTGCCGGGGACGGCCGGGCATGCGGTGGCCGTGGTGGCGGCCTCGAAGGCGTTCAACACCGCCGGGCTGCGATGCGCCCAGCTCGTCGCCGGCGACCCGGCGACCCGCGACACGTTGCGGGCGGTGCCGGCGGCCCGCAACGACTCCTGGTCCCCGCTGGGCGTGGTCGCGGCGGTGGCCGCCTACACCGAGGGCGACCCGTGGCTGGCCGCGCTGATCGAGCGCCTGGACGCGCAGCGCAGCCTGCTCGCCGAGCTGCTCGCCACCCACCTGCCACGGGCGCGGATGCGGCCGCTGGAGGCGACGTACCTGGCCTGGCTGGACCTGCGCGCGTACGGCGTCGACGACCCCGCCGCGCGGATCCTGGAGCGGGGGCGTGCCCGGCTGGCCCCCGGGCACGACTACCACCCCGGGCTGACCGGACACGTGCGGCTCAACATCGCCACCTCACCGGAGCGGCTGACCGAGGTCGTGCGGCGGATGGCGACCGGGCTCACCTCCTGA
- a CDS encoding GH1 family beta-glucosidase, protein MTPSPLAARLPAGFRFGTSTAAYQIEGAVTDDGRGPSIWDTFCAREGVIADGSSGAVACDHYHRVGEDVELMRRLGTGGYRFSISWPRIQPTGSGPVNAAGLDFYDRLVDRLLAAGQQPMATLYHWDLPQALEDQGGWINRDTVDRFAEYAGIVGDRLADRVEHWIPINEPNVTSMLGYGIGQFAPGRTLLFDSVVVSHHQLLAHGRAAIELRRAGATSVGCANNHAPIWPASDDPADVGASKLFDALWNGLYAEPMLLGRYPADLEPLLEEVVQDGDLATIRQPLDFYGVNYYNPMRIGAAPESDGDDGVPFRFFDVLGYPTTDFGWPVVPDALREWLIMFRARYRAALPPFWITESGCAYNVGPDADGVVDDQDRIDYLDAHLTAVAEAIERGVDVRGYYTWSLMDNFEWADGYQQRFGLVHVDFDTLERTPKRSFDWYARLIAEHAALHG, encoded by the coding sequence GTGACCCCATCCCCATTGGCCGCGCGACTGCCGGCCGGGTTCCGCTTCGGCACCAGCACTGCGGCGTACCAGATCGAGGGGGCGGTCACCGACGACGGCCGGGGCCCGAGCATCTGGGACACCTTCTGCGCCCGGGAGGGCGTCATCGCCGACGGATCGAGCGGTGCCGTCGCCTGCGACCACTACCACCGGGTGGGGGAGGACGTGGAGCTGATGCGCCGGCTGGGGACCGGTGGCTACCGCTTCTCGATCTCCTGGCCCCGGATCCAGCCGACCGGCAGCGGCCCTGTCAACGCCGCCGGGCTGGACTTCTACGACCGACTGGTCGACCGGCTGCTCGCGGCCGGGCAGCAGCCGATGGCCACGCTGTACCACTGGGACCTGCCGCAGGCCCTCGAGGACCAGGGCGGCTGGATCAACCGCGACACCGTGGACCGGTTCGCCGAGTACGCCGGCATCGTCGGCGACCGGCTGGCCGACCGCGTCGAGCACTGGATCCCGATCAACGAGCCGAACGTGACCAGCATGCTCGGCTACGGGATCGGACAGTTCGCTCCCGGACGCACGCTGCTCTTCGACAGCGTGGTGGTCTCCCACCACCAGCTGCTGGCGCACGGCCGCGCCGCGATCGAGCTGCGCCGGGCCGGTGCCACCAGCGTGGGCTGCGCCAACAATCACGCACCGATCTGGCCCGCCTCCGACGACCCGGCCGACGTCGGGGCGTCCAAGCTGTTCGACGCGCTGTGGAACGGGCTCTACGCCGAGCCGATGCTGCTGGGTCGCTATCCGGCGGACCTCGAACCGCTGCTCGAGGAGGTGGTCCAGGACGGCGACCTGGCCACCATCCGGCAACCGCTCGACTTCTACGGCGTCAACTACTACAACCCGATGCGGATCGGGGCGGCACCGGAGTCCGACGGCGACGACGGCGTACCGTTCCGGTTCTTCGACGTGCTCGGCTACCCGACCACCGACTTCGGCTGGCCGGTGGTGCCCGACGCGCTGCGGGAGTGGCTGATCATGTTCCGCGCCCGCTACCGGGCGGCGCTGCCGCCGTTCTGGATCACCGAGTCCGGTTGCGCCTACAACGTGGGCCCGGACGCCGACGGGGTCGTCGACGACCAGGACCGCATCGACTACCTCGACGCCCACCTCACCGCGGTGGCAGAGGCGATCGAGCGCGGGGTCGACGTACGCGGGTACTACACGTGGTCGCTGATGGACAACTTCGAATGGGCAGACGGCTACCAGCAGCGGTTCGGGCTGGTGCACGTCGACTTCGACACCCTGGAGCGGACGCCGAAGCGCTCGTTCGACTGGTACGCGCGGCTGATCGCAGAGCACGCCGCCCTGCACGGCTGA
- a CDS encoding pirin family protein, with protein MSAEIRRGDRRFTEREPGRLTRHAFSFGSHYDPDRLAFGPLVCHDDHLLGAGRGFAEHPHSALDIVTWVVSGEVRHVDGLGNEVVLGAGACGVLHAGSGVRHSELAGDGAARFVQTWLTADDATSPAYAHHTPQLAAGAGLVRLAGAADRAGERPGGDGLPLTVAGAAYDIARLDAGETLTLPAGPRVHAFVATGALLRSSLAEPLQAGDAFALVDEAEHEVTAAVPTDLLVWSFA; from the coding sequence GTGAGTGCGGAGATCAGGCGCGGCGACAGACGGTTCACCGAGCGGGAGCCGGGACGGCTGACCCGCCACGCGTTCTCGTTCGGCTCCCACTACGACCCGGACCGGCTCGCGTTCGGGCCGCTGGTCTGCCACGACGACCACCTGCTCGGGGCGGGTCGCGGCTTCGCGGAGCACCCGCACTCGGCCCTGGACATCGTGACCTGGGTGGTCTCCGGCGAGGTGCGCCACGTCGACGGTCTGGGCAACGAGGTCGTGCTCGGCGCCGGCGCCTGCGGGGTGCTGCACGCCGGCAGCGGGGTGCGGCACAGCGAGCTCGCCGGCGACGGGGCGGCCCGGTTCGTGCAGACCTGGCTCACCGCCGACGACGCCACCTCCCCCGCCTACGCGCACCACACCCCGCAGCTGGCCGCCGGTGCCGGGCTGGTCAGGCTCGCCGGCGCCGCCGACCGCGCGGGTGAGCGGCCCGGCGGGGACGGCCTGCCGCTGACCGTCGCCGGAGCCGCCTACGACATCGCGCGGCTCGACGCCGGCGAGACCCTCACCCTGCCGGCCGGGCCGCGGGTCCACGCGTTCGTGGCGACCGGTGCGCTGCTGCGCTCCTCGCTGGCCGAGCCGCTGCAGGCCGGCGATGCCTTCGCGCTGGTCGACGAGGCCGAGCACGAGGTGACCGCGGCGGTGCCGACCGACCTGCTGGTGTGGTCGTTCGCCTGA